From the genome of Suricata suricatta isolate VVHF042 chromosome 3, meerkat_22Aug2017_6uvM2_HiC, whole genome shotgun sequence, one region includes:
- the AGXT gene encoding serine--pyruvate aminotransferase, translating into MLRALARASAALGPRVAGWARTMASQQLLVAPPGALLKPLSIPNRLLLGPGPSNLAPRVLVAGGLQMIGHMHKEMFQIMDEIKQGIQYVFQTKNPLTLAVSGSGHCALEAALFNILEPGDSFLVGVNGIWGQRAADIGERIGARVHSMIKDPGNHYTLREVEEGLSQHKPVLLFLTQGESSSGVLQPLDGYGELCHKYKCLLLVDSVASLCGAPIYMDQQGIDILYSGSQKVLNAPPGTSLISFSDKAKNKIYTRKTKPVSFYLDMKWLANIWGCDGKPRIYHHTTPVISLYSLRESLALVAERGLENSWRQHREVTAYLHQRLQGLGLQLFVKDPALRLPTVTTVAAPAGYDWRDIVNYVMDHFDIEITGGLGPSTGKVLRIGLLGYNATRENVDRVIQALEEALQRCPRNKL; encoded by the exons ATGCTCCGAGCGCTGGCCAGGGCCAGTGCGGCCCTGGGGCCCCGGGTGGCAGGTTGGGCTCGGACCATGGCCTCCCAGCAGCTGCTGGTGGCTCCTCCAGGGGCCCTGCTGAAGCCCCTGTCCATCCCTAACCGGCTTCTGCTGGGGCCCGGCCCTTCCAACCTGGCCCCGCGCGTCCTGGTGGCCGGGGGGCTGCAGATGATCGGGCACATGCACAAAGAGATGTTCCAG ATCATGGATGAGATCAAGCAAGGCATCCAGTACGTGTTCCAGACCAAGAACCCGCTCACCCTTGCGGTCAGCGGCTCGGGGCACTGTGCCCTGGAGGCCGCCCTGTTCAACATCCTGGAGCCAGGGGACTCCTTCCTGGTCGGCGTCAACGGCATCTGGGGGCAGCGGGCTGCGGACATCGGGGAGCGCATCG gaGCCCGCGTGCACTCAATGATCAAGGACCCTGGAAACCACTACACTCTGCGGGAGGTGGAAGAG GGCCTGTCCCAGCACAAGCCAGTGCTGCTGTTCCTGACCCAGGGGGAGTCATCCAGCGGCGTGCTGCAGCCCCTTGATGGCTACGGGGAGCTCTGCCACAA GTACAAGTGCCTGCTCCTCGTGGACTCGGTGGCGTCCCTGTGCGGGGCCCCCATCTACATGGACCAGCAAG GCATTGACATTCTGTACTCTGGCTCCCAGAAGGTCCTCAACGCACCTCCAGGGACCTCACTCATCTCCTTCAGTGACAAGGCCAA aaACAAGATTTACACTCGGAAGACGAAGCCCGTCTCCTTCTACCTGGACATGAAGTGGCTGGCCAACATCTGGGGCTGTGACGGCAAGCCCCGGAT ATACCATCACACCACCCCCGTCATCAGCCTGTACAGCCTGAGAGAGAGCCTGGCCCTCGTGGCGGAGcgg ggctTGGAGAACAGCTGGAGGCAGCACCGGGAGGTCACGGCTTACCTGCACCAGCGCCTGCAGGGGCTGGGCCTGCAGCTCTTTGTGAAGGATCCA GCGCTCCGGCtgcccactgtcaccactgtgGCTGCACCCGCTGGCTACGACTGGAGGGACATCGTCAACTATGTCATGGACCATTTTGACATCGAGATCACGGGCGGCCTGGGGCCCTCGACGGGGAAG GTGCTTCGGATCGGCCTGCTGGGCTACAATGCCACCCGGGAGAACGTGGACCGCGTGATCCAGGCCCTAGAGGAGGCGCTGCAGCGCTGCCCCCGAAACAAGCTGTGA